A single Eubalaena glacialis isolate mEubGla1 chromosome 18, mEubGla1.1.hap2.+ XY, whole genome shotgun sequence DNA region contains:
- the LOC133077687 gene encoding interferon lambda-4-like — protein MGPSGAAAVAVGLWVLVTVGVAADPEVVEPPRRLLSHYRSLDPRALLAIKALRDRYEEETLSWRPRNCSFRRRRDPPRPSSRALLRQVARGLADAQDVLSSLPSPELFPGVGPTLELLAAAGRDVAACIRALVCGWEGEGRSHLGGEARFPAACIDLLFSLQLELVRPGSRRKSLRRPGRRPQTRTAGSPRCHEATVIFNLLRLLAWDLRLVAHSGPCL, from the exons ATGGGGCCGAGTGGCGCAGCCGCGGTGGCCGTGGGGCTGTGGGTCTTGGTGACGGTGGGCGTGGCGGCGGACCCCGAAGTGGTGGAGCCTCCGCGCCGCCTCCTCTCACACTACCGCTCCCTGGACCCCCGGGCGCTGCTGGCCATCAAGGCACTGAGGGACCGCTAT GAGGAAGAGACGCTGAGCTGGAGGCCGCGCAACTGCTCGTTCCGCCGGAGGAGGGACCCTCCGCGGCCTTCC TCCCGTGCGCTGCTCCGCCAGGTGGCCCGCGGCCTCGCCGACGCCCAAGACGTGCTGAGCAGCCTGCCGAGCCCCGAGCTGTTCCCCGGCGTCGGCCCGACCCTGGAGCTGCTGGCGGCCGCGGGGCGGGACGTGGCGGCCTGC ATCCGGGCTTTGGTCTGCGGCTGGGAGGGTGAGGGGCGGAGTCACCTGGGAGGGGAGGCTCGGTTCCCCGCCGCCTGCATTGACCTCCTGTTCTCCCTCCAGCTCGAGCTGGTCCGGCCAGGCTCCCGGAGGAAGTCCCTGCGGCGGCCCGGGAGGCGTCCCCAAACTCGCACAGCT GGTTCGCCTCGGTGCCACGAAGCCACCGTCATCTTCAACCTCCTGCGCCTGCTCGCGTGGGACCTGCGGCTGGTGGCGCACTCGGGTCCTTGTCTGTGA